A genomic region of Vitreoscilla filiformis contains the following coding sequences:
- the def gene encoding peptide deformylase, whose amino-acid sequence MAVRPVLKMGNPLLLQVARPVETFDTPALAQLLQDMFDTMAAEGGVGLAAPQIGEAWQVVVFEVTRSERYPEAPPVPRTVLINPHIEPLPEPDGTCVQTPGWEGCLSVPGLRGEVPRWQRIRYSGWDAQGQRIEREAEGFHARVVQHECDHLLGRLYPTRMTDLTRLGFTSELFPELSAQ is encoded by the coding sequence ATGGCCGTCCGCCCTGTGCTGAAAATGGGGAACCCACTGCTGCTGCAAGTGGCGCGTCCCGTTGAAACCTTTGACACCCCCGCGCTGGCGCAACTGCTCCAGGATATGTTTGACACCATGGCCGCCGAAGGCGGTGTCGGCTTGGCCGCGCCCCAAATTGGGGAAGCGTGGCAAGTCGTCGTGTTCGAAGTGACGCGCAGCGAACGTTACCCCGAAGCGCCCCCCGTGCCACGTACCGTGCTCATCAACCCACACATCGAACCCCTGCCCGAACCCGATGGCACCTGTGTGCAAACGCCGGGCTGGGAAGGTTGCCTGTCCGTGCCGGGATTGCGCGGCGAGGTGCCACGCTGGCAACGCATCCGCTACAGCGGTTGGGATGCCCAAGGGCAGCGCATCGAACGCGAAGCCGAGGGCTTCCACGCCCGTGTGGTGCAGCACGAATGCGACCATCTGCTGGGCCGGCTCTACCCCACCCGCATGACCGATTTGACGCGCCTGGGTTTCACCAGCGAGCTGTTTCCCGAGCTGTCAGCGCAGTAG
- a CDS encoding arylesterase, with amino-acid sequence MSENKQRRRRIVQGLWALGGWHFSALFGQAQAQPAQTRTLLVVGDSLSAEYGLARGSGWVALLQQRLQGRQPPWRVVNASISGETTSGGRSRFEALLRQHQPKLVLLELGGNDALRGLPLSSTQDNLRHMLQSTQTAGAKAVLLGMQVPPNYGKRYAEEFRTLFETLARSERVALVPFFLRGVADAPDPLALFQADRIHPNAQAQPLLLDNVWPVVQPLLR; translated from the coding sequence GTGAGTGAAAACAAGCAACGACGCCGACGCATCGTGCAGGGCCTGTGGGCCCTCGGTGGCTGGCACTTTAGCGCCCTGTTCGGACAAGCCCAGGCCCAGCCGGCACAAACCCGCACACTGCTGGTGGTGGGGGACAGTCTCTCCGCCGAGTATGGGTTGGCGCGTGGCAGCGGCTGGGTGGCGCTGTTGCAGCAGCGGTTGCAGGGACGGCAGCCGCCGTGGCGGGTGGTGAATGCCAGCATCAGCGGTGAGACCACGTCCGGGGGGCGCAGCCGTTTCGAAGCCCTGCTGCGGCAGCATCAACCGAAACTCGTGCTGCTCGAATTGGGGGGTAACGATGCGTTGCGAGGCTTGCCCTTGAGCAGCACCCAAGACAACCTGCGCCACATGCTACAAAGCACCCAAACCGCAGGGGCCAAGGCGGTGCTGTTGGGCATGCAGGTGCCACCCAACTACGGCAAGCGCTACGCCGAGGAGTTCCGCACCCTGTTTGAGACGCTGGCGCGCAGCGAGCGCGTGGCTTTGGTGCCCTTTTTCTTGCGTGGCGTGGCCGACGCACCCGACCCGCTGGCGCTGTTCCAAGCCGATCGCATCCACCCCAACGCGCAGGCGCAGCCGCTGCTGTTGGACAACGTCTGGCCCGTGGTGCAGCCGCTACTGCGCTGA
- a CDS encoding ABC transporter ATP-binding protein has protein sequence MTSPLIAVQGLTKQVSDATGMLTILHDISFTLAPQESAAIVGASGSGKSTLLSLLAGLDVPSAGSVHIGGVDLFALDEDERAAVRARHLGFVFQSFQLLANRTALENVMLPLELAGARDARTQAREMLERVGLGQRLQHYPRLLSGGEQQRVGLARAFVMRPQVLLADEPTGSLDFATGEKIMQLMLDLNREAGTTLVMVTHDRSLAARCHRQLHIEAGHLLPA, from the coding sequence ATGACTTCACCCCTTATCGCGGTTCAAGGGCTGACCAAACAGGTCAGCGACGCCACTGGAATGCTGACGATTCTGCATGACATCAGTTTCACCCTGGCGCCTCAGGAGTCGGCGGCGATTGTCGGCGCGTCGGGTTCGGGCAAAAGCACGTTGCTGTCCCTGCTGGCGGGGCTGGATGTGCCCAGCGCAGGCAGCGTTCACATCGGTGGGGTGGATTTGTTCGCTTTGGATGAGGACGAACGCGCCGCCGTGCGCGCTCGTCACCTCGGTTTTGTGTTCCAGAGTTTTCAATTGCTGGCCAACCGCACCGCCCTGGAAAACGTGATGCTGCCCCTGGAATTGGCCGGTGCCCGCGATGCACGCACCCAAGCCCGCGAGATGCTGGAACGGGTCGGTTTGGGGCAGCGTTTGCAGCACTATCCGCGTTTGCTGTCCGGTGGCGAGCAACAGCGCGTTGGTTTGGCCCGGGCGTTTGTGATGCGTCCGCAAGTGCTGCTGGCCGATGAGCCGACGGGCAGTTTGGATTTCGCCACCGGTGAAAAAATCATGCAACTGATGCTCGACCTGAACCGCGAGGCCGGCACCACCTTGGTGATGGTGACGCACGACCGCAGCTTGGCAGCACGCTGCCACCGCCAGTTGCACATTGAAGCAGGGCACCTGCTGCCCGCCTGA
- a CDS encoding peptidylprolyl isomerase, translating into MKLKSTVLLAAAAIILPLAAQAQNVAIVNGKPVPKSRLEPLLQQASRAGQPVSAEMESRARDEVVLREIFAQEAERRGIPATAAYKAELELMRQTVLIRALFEDFQKKNSVNEADARAEYDRIKAASSGTEYRARHILVESEDTARKLIADLKAGAKFEDLAKANSKDPGSAENGGDLDFAKPEAYVPEFGKAMAALKKGEYTLEPVKTQFGFHVILLEDQRETQFPGFDDVKGQLLQRMGQKKLQQYQEDLRKAAKTDYKFSAME; encoded by the coding sequence ATGAAGCTGAAGTCCACCGTCCTGCTGGCCGCTGCGGCCATCATCCTGCCGCTGGCTGCCCAGGCCCAGAACGTGGCCATTGTCAACGGCAAGCCCGTGCCCAAGTCCCGCTTGGAGCCGCTGCTGCAACAAGCGTCCCGTGCGGGTCAGCCCGTCTCCGCTGAAATGGAATCGCGTGCGCGTGACGAAGTCGTGCTGCGCGAGATTTTTGCCCAGGAGGCTGAGCGCCGTGGCATCCCCGCCACCGCCGCTTACAAGGCCGAGTTGGAACTGATGCGCCAGACCGTGTTGATCCGTGCGCTGTTCGAAGACTTCCAAAAGAAGAACAGCGTCAACGAAGCGGACGCCCGGGCTGAATACGATCGCATCAAGGCAGCTTCGTCCGGCACCGAGTACCGCGCTCGCCACATCCTGGTCGAAAGCGAAGACACCGCCCGCAAGCTGATCGCCGACCTGAAGGCCGGTGCCAAGTTTGAAGACCTGGCCAAGGCCAATTCCAAGGATCCGGGCTCGGCTGAAAACGGCGGCGATCTGGACTTTGCCAAGCCCGAAGCCTACGTGCCTGAGTTCGGTAAGGCCATGGCCGCACTGAAGAAGGGCGAGTACACGCTGGAGCCCGTCAAGACCCAATTCGGCTTCCACGTCATCTTGCTGGAAGACCAGCGCGAAACCCAATTCCCGGGGTTTGACGACGTCAAGGGCCAACTGTTGCAGCGCATGGGGCAAAAGAAGCTCCAGCAGTACCAAGAAGACCTGCGCAAAGCCGCCAAGACGGACTACAAGTTCAGCGCGATGGAATAA
- a CDS encoding BolA family protein, producing MTTMPPATVAAIEAALRAELAPLELTVRDDSAAHAGHAGAGDGSHFSLQITSERFAGLGRVARHRLVYHALRHLLPQGGGPGIHALVIDARAPGEA from the coding sequence ATGACCACGATGCCCCCTGCCACCGTGGCGGCCATTGAAGCCGCTTTGCGGGCCGAACTGGCCCCCCTCGAACTCACCGTGCGCGACGACAGCGCCGCCCACGCCGGTCACGCTGGCGCGGGTGATGGCAGCCATTTTTCGCTGCAAATCACCAGCGAACGCTTTGCCGGATTGGGCCGGGTGGCCCGACATCGCCTCGTGTATCATGCCCTGCGCCATTTGCTGCCCCAGGGTGGCGGGCCGGGCATCCACGCCCTGGTGATTGATGCCCGCGCCCCGGGTGAAGCCTGA
- a CDS encoding septation protein A: MKLLLDFLPLILFFATFRYADGNKEAAAAFASEHFGFLVSGGQVGLAEAPVLLSTLVVIAATLLQVLYLKVRRQKVDLMLWISLVMVVVLGGLTVWLHSDTFIKWKPTGLYAAFALVLGLSPWLAGKNLIRAMIGDQLALPDAVWATLNRAWVLFFATMAVLNIAVAYSVDTSTWVNFKVFGITALMAVFMVGQGFYIHRHLPPEDDAGAPKP; encoded by the coding sequence ATGAAACTGCTGCTCGACTTTCTGCCCCTGATCCTCTTTTTCGCCACCTTCCGTTATGCGGACGGCAACAAAGAGGCCGCTGCTGCCTTCGCCTCGGAGCACTTTGGGTTTTTGGTGTCCGGGGGCCAAGTGGGGTTGGCAGAGGCGCCGGTGCTGCTCTCCACCCTGGTGGTGATCGCGGCCACGCTGCTGCAAGTGCTGTACTTGAAAGTGCGGCGCCAGAAAGTCGATCTGATGCTGTGGATCAGCTTGGTGATGGTGGTGGTGTTGGGCGGGCTCACCGTCTGGCTGCACAGTGACACCTTCATCAAGTGGAAACCCACCGGCCTGTATGCCGCCTTTGCCCTGGTGCTGGGCCTGAGCCCGTGGTTGGCTGGAAAGAACCTGATCCGCGCCATGATTGGCGATCAACTGGCCTTGCCGGATGCCGTGTGGGCCACGCTCAACCGCGCCTGGGTGCTGTTTTTCGCCACCATGGCGGTGCTCAACATCGCCGTCGCCTACAGCGTGGACACCTCCACTTGGGTGAACTTCAAAGTGTTTGGCATCACCGCACTGATGGCGGTGTTCATGGTCGGCCAAGGTTTTTACATCCACCGCCACCTGCCGCCCGAAGACGACGCCGGCGCCCCCAAACCCTGA
- the msrB gene encoding peptide-methionine (R)-S-oxide reductase MsrB, with translation MSHPHNDPQYPIQKSDAQWRAELTPVQYAVARQAATERAFTGSFWNHWASGRYTCVGCGTALFDSETKFDAGCGWPSYWAAIEDGRIERVIDRSHGMTRVEVRCAACGSHLGHVFDDGPAPTGERFCINSAAIHFAPIADAPPTP, from the coding sequence ATGAGCCACCCGCACAACGATCCTCAATACCCCATCCAAAAATCCGACGCCCAATGGCGCGCCGAGCTGACCCCGGTGCAATACGCCGTGGCCCGTCAAGCCGCCACCGAGCGGGCGTTCACCGGTTCGTTTTGGAACCATTGGGCGTCGGGGCGTTACACCTGCGTCGGCTGCGGCACGGCGCTGTTCGACTCTGAAACCAAGTTCGACGCCGGCTGCGGTTGGCCCAGCTACTGGGCGGCCATTGAAGACGGGCGCATTGAGCGGGTGATCGACCGTTCCCACGGCATGACGCGGGTGGAAGTGCGCTGCGCCGCCTGCGGTTCGCACCTCGGCCACGTTTTTGACGATGGCCCGGCCCCCACGGGTGAACGGTTTTGCATCAATTCAGCGGCGATACACTTCGCGCCCATTGCCGACGCACCACCCACCCCATGA
- a CDS encoding protein adenylyltransferase SelO → MTTSRPFPPPAEAWCNRFATLGLAFFTELPAQALPNPHWVATSDACATLLGWPADTWATPDALAVFSGHTTWPGMRPLASVYSGHQFGQWAGRLGDGRALLLGEVDTPHGPQEIQLKGAGRTPYSRMGDGRAVLRSSIREFLCSEAMHALGIPTTRALCLIGSPEPVRRERVETAAVVARVAPSFLRFGHFEHFAHSGQHAALRQLFEFTLTHHFPACRDSDAPALAFLREVTQRTADLLAQWQAVGFCHGVMNTDNMSVLGLTLDYGPFGFLDAHDPEHICNHSDTSGRYAYAHQPHIAWWNLYALAQALVPLVGSGEGEPAEVERIRAELDTFSPTFEARTRALWQAKLGLRTHQAEDRTLVRELLTLMTQDRADHTITLRRLGEFSTAPDARNDRVRDLFLRPEAFDAWAQRYAARLCAEGSVDAERQARMAGVNPKYVLRNHLAEEAIVAAEAGDVSAVQRLLKVLQRPFDEQPEHDALAGFPPDWAGQLQVSCSS, encoded by the coding sequence ATGACCACCTCCCGCCCCTTCCCACCCCCTGCTGAGGCGTGGTGCAACCGCTTCGCCACCTTGGGCCTGGCGTTTTTCACCGAGTTGCCGGCGCAGGCGCTGCCGAATCCGCACTGGGTCGCCACCAGTGACGCCTGCGCCACCCTGCTGGGCTGGCCCGCCGACACCTGGGCCACGCCCGACGCGCTGGCCGTCTTCAGCGGCCACACGACGTGGCCGGGCATGCGCCCGTTGGCCAGCGTCTACAGCGGCCACCAGTTCGGCCAATGGGCGGGGCGTTTGGGCGATGGCCGCGCCCTGCTGCTGGGCGAGGTGGACACGCCGCACGGCCCGCAGGAAATCCAGCTCAAAGGCGCCGGGCGCACGCCTTACTCCCGCATGGGCGATGGGCGCGCCGTGCTGCGCTCCTCCATCCGCGAATTTTTGTGTTCCGAGGCCATGCACGCTTTGGGCATCCCCACCACGCGGGCGCTGTGCCTGATCGGCTCGCCCGAACCCGTGCGGCGCGAGCGGGTGGAAACGGCGGCTGTCGTGGCGCGGGTGGCACCGTCGTTTTTGCGGTTTGGGCATTTCGAGCATTTCGCCCACTCCGGCCAACATGCTGCCCTGCGCCAGTTGTTCGAGTTCACCCTGACCCACCATTTCCCCGCTTGCCGCGACAGCGACGCGCCCGCGCTGGCCTTTCTGCGCGAGGTCACGCAACGCACGGCTGACTTGCTGGCGCAGTGGCAGGCCGTAGGCTTCTGTCATGGCGTGATGAACACCGACAACATGAGCGTGCTCGGCCTGACCCTCGATTACGGCCCCTTCGGGTTTCTCGACGCCCACGACCCCGAACACATCTGCAACCACAGCGACACCTCCGGTCGCTACGCCTACGCCCACCAGCCGCACATCGCGTGGTGGAACCTGTACGCCTTGGCGCAGGCGCTGGTGCCGCTGGTCGGTTCCGGTGAGGGGGAGCCCGCCGAGGTCGAACGCATCCGCGCCGAGCTGGACACGTTCTCGCCCACCTTCGAAGCCCGCACCCGCGCACTGTGGCAAGCCAAACTCGGTCTGCGCACCCATCAAGCGGAAGATCGCACCTTGGTGCGTGAGCTGCTTACCCTGATGACGCAAGACCGCGCCGACCACACCATCACCCTGCGCCGCCTGGGCGAATTCAGCACCGCCCCCGACGCTCGCAACGACCGGGTGCGCGATCTGTTCCTGCGCCCTGAAGCCTTCGACGCCTGGGCGCAGCGTTACGCCGCCCGGCTGTGCGCCGAAGGCAGCGTCGATGCCGAGCGCCAGGCGCGCATGGCTGGCGTCAACCCGAAATACGTGCTGCGCAACCATTTGGCGGAAGAAGCCATCGTGGCTGCTGAAGCCGGGGATGTCAGCGCGGTGCAGCGTTTGCTGAAAGTTTTGCAGCGCCCGTTCGACGAACAACCCGAGCACGACGCCCTGGCCGGTTTCCCGCCGGATTGGGCGGGGCAGTTGCAGGTGTCGTGCTCATCCTGA
- a CDS encoding branched-chain amino acid ABC transporter permease yields MDALFITLFNTLSAGALLFMLSAGLTLIFSMLGVLNFAHASFYMLGAYVGWWLSGWWGFGVALVVAPLLVGALGAVCERGLLRRVHASGHVAELLATFGLAQVLDETVQLLWGRSPQTFTPPAWLQGPAFTLVTSDAATTPWRGYWGAAPAATCGNDSAWPWGSDATALPDAASVAVQCLQFPLTRAFIMGVALLMLGGLAWLLLRTRLGLVVQAALTHPAMVQALGHDVPTVFTGVFGVGCGLAALAGVVGGMTFVTEPAMSHSMGPLLFVVVVVGGLGSLSGALLASLLIGALQTLPLTLGHPLLAQAAPVLPYALLVLTLALRPQGLMGRTHG; encoded by the coding sequence GTGGATGCCCTTTTCATCACCCTGTTCAACACCCTGAGTGCCGGCGCGCTGCTGTTCATGCTGAGCGCCGGGCTCACGCTCATCTTCAGCATGTTGGGCGTGCTCAACTTCGCCCATGCCAGTTTTTACATGCTGGGGGCGTATGTGGGCTGGTGGCTCTCTGGTTGGTGGGGCTTCGGGGTGGCGTTGGTGGTAGCACCTTTGTTGGTGGGCGCTCTGGGGGCCGTGTGTGAGCGAGGGCTGCTGCGCCGGGTGCATGCGTCCGGCCACGTCGCGGAACTGCTGGCCACCTTCGGTTTGGCGCAGGTGCTGGATGAAACCGTGCAACTCCTCTGGGGCCGCTCACCGCAAACCTTCACCCCGCCCGCTTGGCTGCAAGGCCCGGCGTTCACCTTGGTGACGTCCGACGCCGCCACCACGCCCTGGCGCGGCTACTGGGGCGCCGCCCCTGCGGCCACCTGCGGCAACGACAGCGCCTGGCCTTGGGGCAGCGACGCCACCGCCTTGCCGGACGCTGCCAGCGTCGCCGTTCAATGCTTGCAGTTTCCGCTCACCCGGGCGTTCATCATGGGCGTGGCGCTGCTCATGCTCGGCGGGTTGGCCTGGCTGCTGCTGCGCACCCGCTTGGGGCTGGTGGTGCAAGCCGCCCTCACCCATCCGGCGATGGTGCAAGCGCTGGGGCACGACGTGCCCACGGTGTTCACCGGTGTGTTCGGCGTCGGCTGCGGGCTGGCAGCTCTGGCCGGCGTGGTCGGCGGCATGACCTTCGTCACCGAACCGGCCATGAGCCACAGCATGGGGCCGCTGTTGTTCGTTGTGGTCGTGGTGGGCGGGTTGGGTTCGTTGAGTGGCGCACTGCTGGCCTCGCTGCTGATCGGCGCCTTGCAAACCTTGCCGCTGACCCTCGGCCACCCGCTGCTGGCCCAAGCTGCACCAGTGCTGCCCTACGCCCTGTTGGTGTTGACGCTGGCGCTGCGCCCACAGGGGTTGATGGGGCGGACGCATGGGTGA
- a CDS encoding branched-chain amino acid ABC transporter permease: MGERRGHIVLWGLYGLAWCLAPWLLTASYAQVLASQIGIAILSCLAYNLLLGQGGMLSFGHAIYGGAGAYAVIDALQTLQAHPPTGAAATWIVAALPLWGALAGAGLAAGLGALCARHSGTAFGMITLGLGELVAAVAQMAPQVFGGEAGRSANRVLNASAWHFGPSSHLLMLVAGYTLAGTAALWALTRTPFGLLLGAVRDEPERLAFLGHSPAWVRWQALVLSGAVSGLAGGLAALLFERVSPDVFSGARSAALLLFVFVGGSAHFVGPMWGAVWMVLSLTALASLTPAWPLYLGLVFLWMVWRAPQGWAGLLSDAHAALRTGWVPGQRLRSMGRGLGQIGRGLAVAGAVVWAVEALYRRQFGA, encoded by the coding sequence ATGGGTGAACGTCGCGGGCACATTGTGCTGTGGGGGCTGTACGGGCTGGCCTGGTGCCTGGCGCCGTGGCTGCTGACCGCCAGTTACGCCCAGGTGTTGGCGAGCCAGATCGGCATCGCCATCCTGTCCTGCCTGGCCTACAACCTGTTGCTGGGCCAAGGCGGGATGCTGAGTTTCGGCCACGCCATCTACGGCGGCGCAGGCGCTTATGCGGTGATCGACGCGCTGCAAACCCTCCAAGCCCACCCACCCACAGGCGCGGCGGCAACTTGGATCGTGGCGGCGCTGCCACTGTGGGGCGCGCTGGCTGGCGCAGGGCTCGCCGCAGGGCTCGGGGCGCTGTGTGCGCGCCACAGCGGCACGGCCTTCGGCATGATCACCCTGGGTTTGGGTGAACTGGTGGCCGCCGTGGCGCAGATGGCGCCGCAGGTGTTCGGCGGCGAGGCCGGGCGCTCGGCCAACCGGGTGCTGAACGCCAGCGCTTGGCACTTCGGCCCCTCGTCCCATTTGTTGATGCTGGTGGCGGGCTACACCCTGGCCGGCACCGCCGCGCTGTGGGCGCTGACGCGCACCCCCTTCGGCCTGCTGCTGGGCGCCGTGCGCGACGAGCCCGAGCGCCTCGCCTTCCTCGGTCACAGCCCGGCATGGGTGCGGTGGCAGGCGCTGGTGCTGTCCGGGGCGGTGTCCGGGTTGGCGGGGGGCTTGGCGGCCCTGCTGTTCGAGCGCGTCTCGCCCGACGTGTTCAGCGGGGCGCGCTCGGCGGCGTTGCTGCTGTTTGTGTTCGTCGGCGGCAGTGCCCATTTCGTGGGGCCGATGTGGGGCGCCGTGTGGATGGTGCTGTCGCTCACCGCTCTGGCTTCGCTCACGCCCGCTTGGCCGTTGTACCTGGGGCTGGTCTTTCTGTGGATGGTGTGGCGAGCCCCCCAAGGGTGGGCCGGCTTGCTGTCCGACGCCCACGCTGCCCTGCGCACCGGCTGGGTGCCCGGTCAGCGGCTGCGCAGCATGGGGCGGGGGCTGGGGCAAATTGGGCGAGGGCTGGCGGTCGCTGGTGCGGTGGTGTGGGCGGTGGAAGCGCTGTATCGGCGCCAGTTCGGCGCATGA
- a CDS encoding ABC transporter ATP-binding protein — MSAAALQLVGVAQRFGATEVLRGVDLALRPGERVALIGPNGAGKSTLFDVLSGRRPPSAGDVWLHGERVTGLGPQALHRRGLARSFQVSRLFGRLSVADNLRCAALHAAGIGPNVWQRLRRLTGVNARVAVMLAELGLDAQRDRPAHALSYAEQRRLELGLVLVSDARVLLLDEPTAGMSRSETAHTVALLRRLSAGRTLLMVEHDMSVVFDLADRVAVLDQGRILAFDTPAAVRADPAVRRAYLGQ; from the coding sequence ATGAGTGCGGCGGCGTTGCAACTCGTCGGGGTGGCGCAGCGGTTTGGCGCCACCGAGGTGCTGCGCGGGGTCGATCTGGCGCTGCGCCCCGGGGAGCGCGTGGCGCTCATCGGCCCGAATGGCGCAGGCAAATCAACGTTGTTTGATGTGCTCTCTGGCCGCCGCCCGCCGAGTGCAGGCGACGTGTGGCTGCACGGCGAGCGCGTCACCGGGCTGGGGCCGCAGGCCTTGCATCGGCGTGGGCTGGCGCGCAGTTTTCAGGTGAGCCGCCTGTTTGGCCGCTTGAGCGTGGCGGACAACCTGCGCTGCGCCGCCCTGCACGCCGCCGGCATCGGGCCGAACGTGTGGCAGCGCCTGCGCCGCCTGACGGGCGTGAATGCCCGGGTCGCAGTGATGCTGGCCGAATTGGGCCTGGACGCCCAACGCGACCGCCCCGCCCACGCCCTGAGCTACGCCGAACAGCGCCGGCTGGAACTCGGCCTGGTGCTGGTGAGCGACGCCCGCGTGCTGCTGCTGGACGAACCCACCGCCGGCATGAGCCGCAGCGAAACCGCCCACACCGTGGCACTGCTGCGCCGCCTCAGCGCGGGGCGCACGCTGTTGATGGTGGAACACGACATGTCGGTGGTGTTCGATCTGGCGGATCGCGTGGCGGTGCTGGATCAAGGGCGCATCCTGGCGTTCGACACGCCCGCAGCGGTGCGGGCCGATCCGGCGGTGCGCCGGGCGTATCTGGGGCAATGA
- a CDS encoding ABC transporter ATP-binding protein, translating into MTQAVPSPGLTLCDLHAGYGGATVLHGVSGHLAPGEIVSLLGRNGAGRSTLLRAIMGLLPLSAGQVVWHDGRTAHALHGQPAFRIARCGIGYVPESRDVFPRLSVRHNLLLGEPVGRRARPPERWPLEHLLSRFPVLAQRLDTPAGVLSGGEQQMLALARALRGDPDVLLVDEPTEGLAPRLVDEVGALLRELPRQGVTVLLVEQKLTLALEVAHRCWVMGRGRIVFEGTPEALRRDAAVQAEWLAV; encoded by the coding sequence ATGACGCAGGCCGTACCCTCCCCCGGTTTGACGCTGTGCGATCTGCACGCCGGTTACGGCGGCGCGACGGTGCTGCACGGCGTGAGCGGCCATCTGGCGCCAGGCGAAATCGTGAGCCTGCTGGGGCGCAACGGTGCCGGGCGCTCGACCTTGTTGCGGGCCATCATGGGGCTGCTGCCACTGTCTGCCGGCCAAGTGGTGTGGCATGACGGGCGCACGGCCCACGCGCTGCACGGCCAGCCGGCGTTTCGCATCGCCCGCTGTGGCATCGGGTACGTGCCGGAGAGCCGCGATGTCTTCCCCCGTCTGAGCGTGCGGCACAACCTGCTGTTGGGCGAACCCGTTGGGCGCCGGGCGCGGCCACCGGAGCGCTGGCCGTTGGAGCACCTGTTGAGCCGGTTTCCCGTGCTGGCACAGCGGCTGGACACGCCCGCCGGGGTGCTTTCCGGCGGTGAGCAGCAGATGCTGGCGCTGGCGCGGGCCTTGCGCGGCGATCCGGACGTGTTGTTGGTCGATGAACCCACCGAAGGGCTGGCGCCGCGCCTGGTGGATGAGGTCGGGGCGTTGCTGCGCGAACTGCCGCGCCAGGGTGTCACCGTGCTGCTGGTGGAGCAAAAGCTGACGCTGGCGCTGGAGGTGGCGCACCGCTGCTGGGTGATGGGACGGGGGCGCATCGTGTTCGAGGGCACCCCGGAGGCGCTGCGGCGCGATGCCGCCGTGCAAGCGGAGTGGCTGGCGGTGTGA